One Candidatus Paceibacterota bacterium DNA segment encodes these proteins:
- a CDS encoding Hsp20/alpha crystallin family protein: protein MRITPYDPFREIDRMFDDLAFGFAPLARRGFEPAMDVYQTEADFVVELHVPKIDAKQIKVSVEDGILKIEGEHAEEKEDKREYFRKEIRRGSFVRMIALPVPVKEDEAKAVFEHGILKVSLPKVEAKQAKEVKIEVR from the coding sequence ATGCGTATTACCCCTTATGATCCCTTTCGTGAAATAGACCGCATGTTCGATGATTTGGCTTTTGGTTTTGCGCCACTGGCGCGCCGGGGCTTTGAGCCAGCAATGGATGTATATCAAACAGAAGCAGACTTTGTTGTCGAGTTGCATGTACCGAAAATCGACGCAAAGCAAATCAAAGTTTCTGTAGAAGACGGCATCCTAAAGATTGAAGGCGAACACGCAGAAGAAAAAGAAGACAAGCGTGAGTATTTCCGCAAAGAAATTCGTCGTGGCAGCTTCGTTCGCATGATTGCCTTACCCGTGCCCGTAAAAGAGGATGAGGCAAAAGCTGTCTTTGAGCATGGCATTTTGAAAGTTTCGCTCCCTAAGGTTGAGGCAAAGCAGGCAAAGGAAGTGAAGATTGAGGTTCGTTAG